The genomic window ATAAGACTACCGTAGGGGCGGACCTTCAGGTCCGCCCGAACTTTATATGGACGCATCACCCCATTTGCGGGCGGACTTCTAAATCCGCCCCTGCAGCGACCGTGAAGGTGATATAATACCCTCATGGCCACACAGCGCAGGACCAGGGTCTCGAGCCTGGAAGAGATACGGGAGATCATCCGGCGGAACAGGCCGGAGCTCCAGAGCCGGTTTCATGTTGATAAAATCGGCGTTTTTGGTTCATACGCCCGCGGAGACCAGAAAAAACGTAGCGATATAGATTTTCTGGTCACGTTCAACAAAGGTATTAGCCTTTTCGAGCGCGCGGATCTATATATATATCTCGAGGAACTTATGGGGCGCAAGGTTGATGTTATACCCGGACGCAATCTGCGCCATGAACTGCGCGATTATGTGTCAAGGGATTTAATATACATATAGACATATGAAAGATTATTCGATTTATCTTAAAGATATCATTATAAACATCGAAGCTGCCCAGCTTTTCATTAGAGGAATGACTTTCGAGCAGTTTGTTGAGAATACAATGACAAATTACGCAGTAGTAAGATGTCTTGAAATAATTGGCGAGGCCTCCAAACATGTACCGTCATCTGTACGTAAGAAGTATCCCGATATACCATGGCAGACAATTGTAGGTACACGCAACGTTATTGTTCATGAATACGCAAATGTTGACCTTGCAGAAGTCTGGAAAACAGTCCTAAACGATTTACCACCTTTGAAAAAACAAGTCAAGAAAATACTTTCAGACCGCTGATATTATAGATATATGTTCAACAGTACGCAGCGTATCCCGTCGGCAGCCGTCGCTGTTGTGCTGATAGCATCGGTCGTCTGCGTCGCCTTATTGCCGTGTTTAACACAGACCGCTCTGGCAGATGGCACGTGCGTTATCTCCCCATCGACATTGCCCGACGGCACAGTCGGCACGGCGTACTCTGTCACGCTTGAAGCAAGCGGCGGAACGGAACCCTACACCTGGACCGTGATCGGCGGAGCCCTTCCCGACGGGCTGATGCTCAACAGCGCCACCGGCGTTATATCCGGCACCCCCTCCACCCCCCTGACTTACAGCTTTATAGTGCGGGCCGACGACAGCGCCGGACATTACTGCACCATGTCGA from Dehalococcoidia bacterium includes these protein-coding regions:
- a CDS encoding nucleotidyltransferase family protein produces the protein MATQRRTRVSSLEEIREIIRRNRPELQSRFHVDKIGVFGSYARGDQKKRSDIDFLVTFNKGISLFERADLYIYLEELMGRKVDVIPGRNLRHELRDYVSRDLIYI
- a CDS encoding DUF86 domain-containing protein, with the translated sequence MKDYSIYLKDIIINIEAAQLFIRGMTFEQFVENTMTNYAVVRCLEIIGEASKHVPSSVRKKYPDIPWQTIVGTRNVIVHEYANVDLAEVWKTVLNDLPPLKKQVKKILSDR